From the Streptomyces sp. NBC_00390 genome, the window AAGCGGGACGACAGACCGGGGTTGGCTGCCAGGAGGCGGTCCATCCCTTCGGGATAGCCGGCCAGTATGACGACCAGATGGTCACGGTTGTCCTCGGCCCGCTTGAGCAGCACCTGCAGGGCCTCGTCGCCGTACGCGTCGCCCTTGCTGTAGCCGGAGTTGGACAGGCTGTACGCCTCGTCCACGAAGAGCACCCCGCCGAGCGCCGAGTCGATCAGCTCATTGGCCTTGACCGCCGTCTGTCCGAGGAACTCGCCCACCAGATCGGCCCGTTGCGCCTCCACCAGATGGTCGCCGCCGAGCAGCCCGAGCGCGTAGAAGACCCGGCCCAGAATCCTGGCCACGGTCGTCTTGCCGGTGCCGGACGGCCCCGAGAAGACGAAGTGGCGCTTGGGCGGTTGCACCGGCAGTCCTTGCCCGGCCCGCAGCCGGGCCATCTCCAGCTGCGCGGACAACGCCCTGACCTGCCGTTTCACCGGCTCCAGGCCCACCATGCGCTCCAGCTCGTCCAGCGCCTGTGCCAGCAGCACCGGGTCGGTGGGGCCGGCCGGGAACGGCGGGGGAGCGGCCTGGGAGGGAACGGCCGCCTTGTGCCGCAAGGCGTCGGGCGGCAGGGGCGGCGGCCCCACACCGGGCAGCTGGGAGAGCGCATCACCGCCGAGGCGCGGCTCGGCCGCGAGCGGTGTCTCGCTCTCGGCCTGGGCGTCCGCGGCATCCTGACCGACGCCGGCCAGCGTCACGGTGGCCAGGCCCGCCGACTCGTCGTACCCGTCGATCCCGTCGTAGTCGGTGATCGCCGCAAGCCGTGCGGAGGTGTCCATGAAAGCCGGGTCGATCTTGTGCACCGCCCGGTAGAGCGGCAGCGCGGCGGCGCTGCGGCCGGTGCCCTCGTGCGCCCGCGCCAGCCAGTACCGCAGCTCCTTGCGCTGAGGCTGTTCGCTGCGACAGCGCATCAGAGCGGCGGACAGCAGCGGCTCCGCCTGCCCGTACATCTC encodes:
- a CDS encoding AAA family ATPase, translating into MNVGTQGVQSPADIAWVRGVDACTMGAYPQAEEEFRTAVRLDPGMADAWLGLHALRVDTTTALLRMYRNRERFGEQRARHRRTLNSWYWLGWWVQPVLESPRDLLLAHASHWLDGRHVAELDRALAALPPVDTDPQVRFLHACRAYLVKDWEQLVRHTEPLVNDPLLGIEAGLFGGMARVRLEMYGQAEPLLSAALMRCRSEQPQRKELRYWLARAHEGTGRSAAALPLYRAVHKIDPAFMDTSARLAAITDYDGIDGYDESAGLATVTLAGVGQDAADAQAESETPLAAEPRLGGDALSQLPGVGPPPLPPDALRHKAAVPSQAAPPPFPAGPTDPVLLAQALDELERMVGLEPVKRQVRALSAQLEMARLRAGQGLPVQPPKRHFVFSGPSGTGKTTVARILGRVFYALGLLGGDHLVEAQRADLVGEFLGQTAVKANELIDSALGGVLFVDEAYSLSNSGYSKGDAYGDEALQVLLKRAEDNRDHLVVILAGYPEGMDRLLAANPGLSSRFTTRVDFPSYRPLELTAIGEVLAAENGDMWDDEARDELRSISGHVVDQGWIDELGNGRFLRTLYEKSCAYRDLRLSTYPGTPNREDLSTLRLPDLMQAYGEVLSGRGPMGRGPQDPPLG